A genomic region of Cyprinus carpio isolate SPL01 chromosome B13, ASM1834038v1, whole genome shotgun sequence contains the following coding sequences:
- the LOC109057407 gene encoding interferon regulatory factor 1-like — protein sequence MHQGRLRLRPWLEEQIDSGRYPGVVWLDQSARVFQIPWKHAARHGWNIEKDATLFRNWAIHTGRFKPGTDKPDPKTWKANFRCALNSLTDVKELQDKSIKKGHNAFRVYILLPHSKTVKRRKASRCLDTDSKAATPPQTQRNIPLERFTTFPTIMEMSYLSRMDTEAFWKLTDDRGSATAEAKCVEEERPVITFSQGLQLNKTDEHEQTEAVLKIVDHLKNLEHWSPSYESDRGWRPNSMWMGCLCETMEFSGHSFRTDCNIHNTSSGQYD from the exons ATGCATCAGGGACGCCTGCGGCTGCGGCCGTGGCTGGAGGAGCAGATCGATTCCGGCAGATACCCTGGAGTCGTGTGGCTGGACCAG TCTGCCAGAGTTTTCCAGATTCCCTGGAAGCATGCGGCCCGGCACGGCTGGAATATCGAGAAGGACGCGACTCTGTTTCGAAACTGGGCGATCCACACAG GGCGATTCAAACCCGGCACAGACAAACCCGATCCCAAGACGTGGAAAGCAAACTTCCGATGTGCGCTCAACTCCCTGACAGACGTCAAAGAGCTTCAGGACAAGAGCATCAAGAAAGGCCACAATGCTTTCAGAGTTTATATTCTCCTTCCACACAGCAAAACAGTCAAAAGACGCAAAG CTTCGAGGTGTTTGGATACCGACAGTAAAGCAGCAACACCTCCACAAACACAAAGGAACATACCACTGGAGAGATTTACTACCTTCCCCACTATAATGGAGATGTCATATCTTTCCCGTATGGATACAGAGGCCTTCTGGAAGCTCACAGATGACCGAGGCAGTGCCACGGCTGAAGCCAAATGTGTGGAGGAGGAGAGACCAGTCATCACCTTCTCACAGG GACTGCAGCTGAACAAAACAGATGAGCACGAGCAAACAGAAGCTGTGCTGAAG ATCGTGGACCACCTGAAGAACCTGGAGCACTGGAGTCCCTCGTACGAGAGCGACAGGGGCTGGAGGCCCAACTCCATGTGGATGGGATGCTTGT GCGAGACGATGGAGTTTTCCGGTCACTCCTTCCGGACTGACTGTAACATTCACAATACCTCGTCAGGTCAATACGACTAG
- the ddx21 gene encoding nucleolar RNA helicase 2 — MSICPTTSKMPSKILPEAEASSLLEEAEGVPALLKKKKKKTKEPKQQAEAVECDSPAPKKRKAEKKPSESTDMNGNTDTSPIKLKKKKKAKVEDVMGNGETAKTPVSAAVDTPGPSSEDSDSDREKETPEQKEGAFSNFRISQNTIKLLQARGVSYLFDIQVKTFNSVYDGKDVIGQARTGTGKTFSFAVPLVEKLQSGAEDRRRGRAPKVLVLAPTRELAIQVAKDFKDVTRKLSVTCFYGGSSYNPQLEAIRNGIDILVGTPGRIRDHLQNNKLDLSQLKHVVLDEVDQMLDMGFAEQVEEILSVSYKKDAEEKPQTLLFSATCPSWVYDVAKKYMRSQFIHVDLIGKKTQKAATTVEHLAIACHWSQRASVIGDVVQVYSGSHGRTIVFCETKREATELSMNASIKQSAQSLHGDIPQKQREITLKGFRNGTFEVLVATNVAARGLDIPEVDLVIQCSPPNDVESYIHRSGRTGRAGRTGICICFYQRKEENQLKSVEQKAGITFKRVGVPTANDIIQSSSKDAMRFLDSVPAVAVGYFREAARELIEQRGAEEALAAALAHISGATSLEQRSLISSDSGFTTMILNCSQEMHNIGYAWRGLKEQLGEGIDEHIKRMTFLKGKTGVCFDIPASKVKEMQDKWQDSRRWQLSVATELPDMQESMRQSGERSFGGSGGRGRRSFGFRGNNGSGGRRGGGRGGGAQKRSFSQAFDY, encoded by the exons ATGTCCATCTGCCCCACAACATCTAAGATGCCGTCTAAGATCCTGCCTGAAGCCGAGGCGAGTTCACTGCTGGAGGAGGCGGAGGGCGTCCCGGCGCTGCTGAAG aaaaagaaaaagaaaaccaaagaaCCAAAGCAGCAGGCCGAGGCAGTCGAGTGTGATTCCCCGGCTCCTAAGAAGAGGAAGGCTGAGAAGAAGCCCAGCGAGTCCACAGACATGAACGGGAACACGGACACAAGCCCGATCAAG ctgaaaaagaagaaaaaggcaAAGGTGGAGGACGTGATGGGCAACGGAGAGACGGCTAAAACACCTGTATCTGCTGCAGTGGACACACCTGGACCGTCCAGCGAGGACTCGGACAGCGACCGCGAGAAA GAAACTCCGGAGCAGAAAGAAGGAGCCTTCTCCAACTTCAGGATCTCCCAGAACACCATCAAACTGCTGCAGG CCCGTGGTGTTTCGTATCTCTTCGACATCCAAGTGAAGACCTTTAACTCTGTGTATGATGGGAAGGATGTCATCGGTCAGGCGAGAACCGGCACAGGGAAGACCTTCTCGTTCGCTGTTCCTCTGGTGGAGAAGCTGCAGTCCGGAGCGGAGGACAGGAGACGAGGCCGCGCCCCGAAG GTGCTGGTTCTGGCACCGACGCGTGAGCTCGCCATTCAGGTGGCCAAAGACTTCAAAGACGTCACCAGGAAGCTGTCTGTTACCTGTTTCTACGGAGGAAGTTCATACAACCCACAAC TGGAAGCAATCCGCAATGGCATCGACATACTGGTGGGAACGCCGGGTCGAATCCGAGACCATCTGCAGAATAACAAGCTGGATCTGTCTCAGCTCAAGCACGTGGTGCTGGACGAGGTGGACCAGATGCTGGACATGGGCTTCGCCGAGCAGGTGGAGGAGATCCTCTCTGTGTCCTACAAGAAAG ATGCAGAGGAGAAGCCGCAGACGCTGCTGTTCTCAGCGACGTGTCCCTCCTGGGTTTATGACGTGGCCAAGAAATACATGCGCTCTCAGTTCATCCATGTGGATCTCATCGGGAAGAAGACCCAGAAAGCCGCCACCACAGTCGAG CACCTGGCCATCGCGTGTCACTGGTCTCAGCGGGCGTCCGTCATCGGTGATGTCGTCCAGGTGTACAGCGGCAGCCACGGCCGGACCATCGTCTTCTGCGAGACCAAGAGAGAGGCCACGGAGCTCTCCATGAACGCATCCATCAAACAG AGTGCGCAGTCGCTGCACGGAGACATTCctcagaaacagagagagatcaCGCTCAAGGGCTTCAGGAACGGCACGTTCGAGGTGTTGGTGGCCACTAATGTGGCGGCGCGCGGCCTGGACATCCCCGAGGTGGACCTGGTCATTCAGTGCTCTCCTCCAAAC GATGTGGAATCATATATCCACCGGTCCGGACGGACTGGCAGAGCCGGAAGAACTGGCATCTGCATCTGTTTTTACCAGCGCAAGGAGGAGAACCAGCTCAAGTCTGTGGAGCAGAAAGCG GGAATCACCTTCAAACGGGTCGGAGTCCCAACGGCCAACGACATCATCCAGTCCTCCAGTAAAGACGCCATGAG GTTTCTGGACTCGGTCCCGGCCGTGGCGGTGGGGTATTTCCGCGAGGCGGCGCGTGAACTGATCGAGCAGCGCGGGGCAGAGGAGGCGCTGGCGGCGGCCCTCGCTCACATATCAGGAGCCACAAGCCTGGAGCAAAGATCCCTCATCAGCTCCGACTCC GGGTTCACCACCATGATACTGAACTGCTCTCAGGAAATGCACAACATCGGTTACGCCTGGCGCGGCCTGAAGGAGCAGCTCGGCGAGGGAATCGATGAGCACATCAAACGCATGACCTTCCTCAAGGGCAAGACG GGTGTGTGTTTCGACATCCCGGCCAGCAAAGTGAAAGAGATGCAG GACAAATGGCAGGACAGCCGGCGCTGGCAGCTGAGCGTGGCCACAGAGCTCCCTGATATGCAGGAGAGCATGCGGCAGAGCGGCGAGAGGTCCTTCGGAGGCTCTGGGGGACGAGGACGCCGCTCCTTTGGCTTCAGAGGCAACAACGGCTCCGGCGGcagaagaggaggaggacgaggaggaggCGCTCAGAAACGCAGCTTCAGCCAGGCCTTCGATTACTGA